The genomic DNA TGGGGAGAGGCGAGAGGGGTCAGAGGCACCTTTCTGGTGACATTAGCTACGTTGCTTGTGCAGAACCCTCAGTAGAGTGAGAAGCTGGGGTGATGGTCATCCCCTGAGTTTGGGGGCACAGATGGATAGTTGGCGACCTTGAGCAGTGAGGGGGGAGCATGGTGTGGACAGGCCAGACCTTCCCTGTCCTGGTCCCCACTCTTCTTTGCAGCCATGAGGGAGGGTCAGGAGACGGTGCACTGGGCAGCCTCCTGTCAATCCAACCATCCTTTGCCCCCTCTGTGTTGCAAGTGGCTCCTCATACAGAGAGGCAGGGCTTGGCTCGAGGGCCAGCCCTCAGGCCCTGTGAAAATTGAGGCCTTTGCTCCCCTTCCGCCTTTGCCAGAGGAGAAAAGCTGCCTCCTGCCAGTGTCTCGTCAACGGCTTCCCAGGAGGCCTAAAAGTGTGTGGATTTCAGGACAGAGCCCTCCTGGATGGCCTGGGTCACCTTCTTCACTGCCCTGTTCAGGAAGGACATGGGGAGGTTGTGCTTCATGACTGCGGAGTGACCCCTGACTCCTGACATGTGCCCCTTCTGAGAACTCAGGAGGTGCTGCTCCCATTTTTAGGGGCCCAGAACAGAGCTCCCTGAGCAGGCGATGGGGGTGAGTGGCCAGGCCTGCCCCGTTCTGCGGTTCCCTGGAGGGacagggggtgggggtaggggccgAGTGGTCCTGGGTGGGCTCACTCACTGGCTCTGCACATCTTGGATGGTGTCAGGCAGCGGTAGGCTCCGGGTCTCTGGCAGCAGTAGCGCAGCCAGGCCACTCAGCACAGGTACAGCCCCGTAAACCAGCAGTGGCAGTGAAGGGCCATATACACCCAGCAGCCGGACTGGAGGCCCCAGGATGGCTCCTCCGCGGGCTGCCATCTGGCCCATGCCCACAAAGGTCATCCTGCCACAGCAGATGTCCCTGTGAGGGGCCACACTGCCtgcccacccggcccagtcccaTTCTGCCCAGGGAGGCACAGTGGTTCAGGCTGGGAGGGGGCGGACTGGCCAGCACTGAGACCACGTGGAAGGGAGATGCTCAGCACAACAGtccacctgccctcccagcccaggTGCTCCCCTCCTTGGGCCCAGGCACAGCCTCACCTGAGCACTGTGGGGAAGAGCTCGCCTGTGTAGATGATGGTGCTAGTGAAGGCGGCCCCCAATCCCACGAGCCCCAGCACAGCCAGGGCTGAACGCAGGATCCCTGTCTCTGTGGATAGAAATAGGGTTAGGGGGGCTTGGTTGGGGGGGTCAGATGGGGGCTTTCTCCAGCCCAGACCTTTCCCGTACCTTCCGAATGTCTCTAGACCCCACATGTGCACCATATCCTGAGTGACCTCATGGCCACATTGCCTACCCCTGAAGCCTGCTCCCCACCCTGACAATCAGAGCCAGGCCCTGGGAGTCCTCCTTGACCCCCGCATCTCCCTGTCCCTCCTGCAATCCGTCACTGCATTCTTATTTTATCTCCATGATTTTTCACGATGCTGCCCCCTCCACTCCATCCTTGCTCCTGTTTCCTAGCTCAGGCCACCACCATGTCTCCCAGATGCCCCAGCATCTTCCTAACCAGGCCCCTGTTCTAGTCCTGTGCCCTCTGAGGAGGGGCAGGGAGTCTTTGCCTGGCTCTGGTCCCCCCAGGCAGGGATGCATCCAGGCCCACCCGCTCACCAGGGGGCACCAGTGTGTTGGCCAGGATGCAGAGCCCTGCCAGCACCAGCGACACCACCTGCGAGGGCCGGCGGCCCAGCCGGTTCAGCAGCAGCAGGATGCCTATCTTGGCCGGGATGTCCACAACCCCAATGAGGACCGAGAGCAGGAAGATGTTGCTGCTTATGGCCTGCAGGTCCAGGGCTAGGCCGTAGAAGGTGAAGCCAAAGGCGAACCTGGGGTCAGGACATGTGGAGTCAGTCTAAGGAGTGGGCTgttcatttgcttgtttgttcttAGACCTGCCAGTTTCCACCCTCCTGCTGGCTCTGCGCGGTGGTGGTGGTGCGGTGTCTCtgtagactacatttcccaggttcCCTTGCATGTACGGCTGCTCACTAGGTTTGGCCAACAGGAGGCACTGGTGAGAGGCTGGAGGCAGGACCAGGGGAGAAACTGGGGCATTCCTCTCTCCCTGTGCCCTGCTGGGCAGTGGTGGTCTTTCTCCTCCGGGGCTGCTGCTTCCACTGAGCAGGACTTCCTCCATGGCCTTGGTGGTTTCAGTCTTTGTTGGGTAGCCCTGGCTCCTGGGCTCTGATAatacccctccctcctccctgcccttccAAATGAGGGTGGATGTGCCTTTCTGCCCTCGCTGATCTCTGCCTCCTCTGCTGGGCTCTTCGGCTCTCCCAGCGCCTTGGTCATGAATCCTCCTTATCAGTGTCTTCTAGCAACTCTCCCAGACCTGAG from Manis pentadactyla isolate mManPen7 chromosome 9, mManPen7.hap1, whole genome shotgun sequence includes the following:
- the SLC22A12 gene encoding solute carrier family 22 member 12 isoform X6, with the protein product MEWTSARARVLVMTLNTMAFSVGQVLMATVAYGVRDWALLQLTVSVPFFLCFVYSWWLAESARWLLLAGRLEEGLRELQRVAAINGRKAVGNALTMEVLLSAMQEELSVGQGPASPGALFRTPGLRLRTCVSTLCWFAFGFTFYGLALDLQAISSNIFLLSVLIGVVDIPAKIGILLLLNRLGRRPSQVVSLVLAGLCILANTLVPPETGILRSALAVLGLVGLGAAFTSTIIYTGELFPTVLRMTFVGMGQMAARGGAILGPPVRLLGVYGPSLPLLVYGAVPVLSGLAALLLPETRSLPLPDTIQDVQSQAVKKVTQAIQEGSVLKSTHF